A single region of the Sorghum bicolor cultivar BTx623 chromosome 9, Sorghum_bicolor_NCBIv3, whole genome shotgun sequence genome encodes:
- the LOC8068659 gene encoding cytochrome b5 has translation MLHSAADRWVRRGRGFGVLRGVGGESRSRRNSVVGSHRSEEGIGEFVAGGGGLDCVPAPAAAVLKGKIPPSVSSTSRNQLTNHLARFAIDLDPAQPAAAAAAAAAAMSKVFTLEDVAKHNTKEDCWLIIGGKVYDVTKFLEDHPGGDDVLLSSTGKDATDDFEDVGHSNTARAMMDEYLVGEIDASTIPSRTKYVPPKQPHYNQDKTPEFVIKILQFLVPLAILGLAVAVRMYTKSESA, from the exons ATGCTGCACTCGGCCGCTGACAGGTGGGTCCGACGAGGGAGGGGGTTTGGTGTGTTGCGCGGGGTAGGTGGCGAGAGTCGGAGCAGACGAAATTCGGTAGTCGGATCGCATCGGAGTGAAGAAGGCATCGGCGAATTTGTGGCTGGCGGAGGTGGACTCGATTGCGTTCCTGCTCCTGCCGCCGCGGTTTTAAAAGGGAAAATCCCCCCCTCCGTCTCCTCCACCTCGCGCAACCAACTAACCAACCACCTCGCTCGATTCGCCATCGACCTCGATCCAGCCcagccagccgccgccgccgcagcagcagcagcagccatgtCCAAGGTCTTCACCCTCGAGGACGTCGCCAAGCACAACACCAAGGAGGATTGCTGGCTCATCATCGGCGGCAAG GTATATGATGTGACGAAGTTTTTGGAAGACCACCCAGGGGGTGATGATGTTCTGTTGTCTTCAACTG GTAAGGATGCAACTGATGATTTCGAGGATGTCGGGCACAGCAACACTGCCCGTGCAATGATGGATGAGTACTTGGTCGGTGAAATTGACGCATCGACGATCCCTTCTAGGACAAAGTATGTTCCCCCCAAGCAACCGCACTACAACCAGGACAAGACCCCCGAGTTTGTTATCAAGATCCTCCAGTTTTTGGTTCCCCTGGCAATCCTGGGCCTGGCTGTTGCCGTTAGGATGTACACCAAGTCGGAGTCTGCTTAG
- the LOC8068660 gene encoding beta-sesquiphellandrene synthase-like has protein sequence MASSFSLKPLECRSSHISAAAGASPPLRQWPAISWRRPSTSRLQCCRSQQGYSAARTRHGLDDDSDNRLRQNTGIFHPSIWGDSFLGYSNPATANSSQEQIQMEERAEKLREEVAEMIASSSTTASMLRLIDALERLCLDHLFEEEISAALAEIETADVSDWDLGTVALWFCLLRKHRYRVSPGVFVRFKDEGDFLADNPRDLLNLYNAAHMRTHGEIILEEAMLFSQRRLETILPYMEGSLAREIKSALEISLPRRVRIFESKYYISTYEKDAMVHEKVLQLAKLNSNIMQFHHQHELAMITRWWKDIQIESRLPFARDRVVECYLWILGVYYEPCYSRGRIIVTMIIAIVTLLDDIYDSYATPEECELLNKCIQSWDSKGAHELPECMKFALEKILDSYETIENMLHQEEKYRMTYLRYFTKDLVRSFNMEVKMLQEGYIPKSVEEHLKVSIRTGGCPILSCASFVGMHDVATEDCFDWVSSVPKMVQALSVILRLVDDLGSYEREQLIPHVASTIDSYMKEHNVSIEVAREQIHVLKEESWKDFNNEWLNPDNAYPRQILERIFNLTRTMEFMYNHEDNFTNCRNLKDLIQLLLLAEPFTIPI, from the exons ATGGCCAGTAGCTTCTCCTTGAAACCACTAGAGTGCAGGAGCAGCCATATTTCTGCTGCTGCAGGAGCATCGCCGCCGCTCAGGCAATGGCCAGCCATTTCATGGCGGCGGCCCAGCACCAGCAGGTTGCAATGCTGCCGGTCGCAACAGGGTTATTCCGCCGCAAGAACACGGCATGGCCTTGACGACGATAGTGACAACCGCCTGAGGCAGAACACCGGCATTTTCCACCCATCTATCTGGGGAGATAGCTTCCTCGGCTACTCCAACCCAGCTACAGCTAATTCATCGCAAGAACAG ATTCAGATGGAAGAACGAGCGGAGAAGCTCAGGGAAGAAGTGGCCGAAATGATAGCAAGTTCATCTACTACTGCTAGTATGCTGCGCCTCATCGATGCACTGGAGCGTCTATGCTTGGATCACCTGTTCGAAGAAGAGATCAGTGCTGCACTAGCTGAGATTGAGACTGCTGATGTTAGTGACTGGGATCTTGGAACGGTTGCACTGTGGTTTTGTCTACTACGGAAACATCGATACAGGGTCTCCCCAG GTGTGTTTGTGAGGTTCAAAGATGAAGGTGATTTTCTAGCAGACAATCCTAGAGACCTACTGAACCTTTACAATGCTGCTCATATGAGGACCCATGGAGAGATTATACTTGAGGAAGCCATGCTATTCAGCCAAAGGCGTTTAGAAACAATACTACCCTACATGGAAGGGTCATTAGCACGTGAAATAAAATCTGCACTTGAGATCTCTCTCCCTAGACGAGTTAGAATTTTTGAGTCAAAGTATTACATCTCTACATATGAAAAAGATGCCATGGTGCATGAGAAAGTGTTACAACTTGCAAAGTTGAACTCGAATATTATGCAGTTCCATCACCAGCATGAGCTGGCTATGATTACAAG GTGGTGGAAGGATATACAGATTGAATCAAGGCTTCCATTTGCTCGAGATAGAGTCGTGGAGTGCTATTTGTGGATATTAGGGGTATACTACGAACCATGTTATTCAAGAGGCCGAATAATAGTAACAATGATTATCGCCATTGTGACCCTTTTGGATGATATTTATGATTCTTATGCAACTCCAGAAGAATGTGAATTACTTAATAAGTGCATTCAAAG CTGGGATTCAAAGGGGGCTCATGAGCTCCCTGAGTGCATGAAATTTGCTTTGGAGAAAATATTGGATAGCTACGAAACCATTGAAAATATGCTTCACCAGGAGGAGAAATACCGTATGACATATCTAAGATACTTT ACAAAAGACCTGGTTAGAAGCTTCAACATGGAGGTAAAAATGCTTCAAGAAGGATACATTCCTAAGTCTGTTGAGGAGCATCTGAAGGTTTCAATAAGAACAGGCGGATGTCCCATTTTGTCATGTGCTTCCTTCGTTGGGATGCATGATGTAGCAACTGAGGATTGCTTTGATTGGGTTTCTAGTGTACCTAAAATGGTCCAGGCACTTTCTGTGATTCTCAGATTGGTAGATGACCTCGGGTCATATGAG CGAGAGCAATTGATCCCTCATGTTGCTTCCACAATCGATAGCTACATGAAGGAGCACAATGTCTCGATTGAAGTTGCACGTGAGCAGATCCATGTACTCAAAGAGGAATCATGGAAAGATTTTAACAACGAGTGGCTTAACCCAGACAATGCCTACCCAAGGCAGATATTGGAGCGGATATTCAACTTGACGAGGACAATGGAATTCATGTACAACCATGAGGACAATTTCACAAACTGTCGCAACCTAAAGGATTTGATCCAATTGTTGTTGTTAGCCGAGCCATTTACAATACCCATTTAG